A portion of the Calothrix sp. 336/3 genome contains these proteins:
- a CDS encoding fasciclin domain-containing protein produces MKVDNNNLLTKLAGLVGVTSASLLMGLPANANEVLNPSPSIFSEAPYNRTQRVIVNTQNTASESENSAEEKAPRKDSVVQKSENRRLNPNPKILQECPYNRAACPGASPNPTPAPEKPAPETPTSETPAPETPAPETPAPEKPSSETPVKPEPAAETTGKNIVALAESNSQFSTLVKALKAAGLVETLQGKGPFTVFAPTNEAFAKLPKDAVEDLFKPENKEVLVKILTYHVVPGQVLAGDLKSGEVKSVEGGAIKVEVGGTKGVMVNDAKVITTDVKASNGVIHAIDNVILPPDL; encoded by the coding sequence ATGAAGGTAGATAATAACAATTTGCTTACCAAATTGGCTGGCTTAGTGGGAGTAACAAGTGCTAGTCTCCTAATGGGTTTGCCTGCAAATGCCAATGAGGTGTTAAATCCTAGTCCCAGTATTTTCAGTGAAGCACCTTACAATCGTACTCAACGAGTGATTGTCAATACACAAAATACTGCTAGCGAGTCAGAAAATAGCGCAGAAGAAAAAGCACCTCGCAAAGATTCCGTCGTTCAGAAGTCAGAAAATAGACGGTTGAATCCTAACCCGAAGATTCTGCAAGAGTGTCCCTATAACCGTGCTGCTTGTCCTGGTGCTAGTCCCAATCCTACACCAGCACCGGAAAAACCTGCACCAGAAACCCCAACATCGGAAACTCCTGCACCTGAAACTCCCGCACCTGAAACTCCCGCACCTGAAAAACCATCCTCAGAAACACCAGTAAAACCAGAACCTGCTGCGGAAACCACAGGTAAAAATATCGTTGCATTGGCAGAGTCGAATAGTCAATTTTCTACCCTCGTCAAAGCATTGAAAGCAGCTGGTTTAGTGGAAACTCTCCAAGGAAAAGGTCCTTTTACCGTCTTTGCACCTACCAACGAAGCTTTTGCTAAGTTGCCAAAGGATGCAGTTGAGGATTTATTTAAGCCAGAAAATAAAGAAGTTCTGGTGAAGATTTTAACCTACCATGTAGTACCTGGTCAGGTATTAGCTGGAGATTTAAAATCTGGTGAAGTTAAGAGTGTAGAAGGTGGTGCAATCAAGGTGGAAGTTGGTGGTACCAAAGGGGTAATGGTAAA